In Papio anubis isolate 15944 unplaced genomic scaffold, Panubis1.0 scaffold1022, whole genome shotgun sequence, the DNA window AGCAGGGATTCTGGACCCAGGATGACTTAGATCAATCGCCAGTTTCCATATGCTTCCAACGGACATGGTTTCTAACCTCACTTCTCCTACGTTAAATTGAGATGATGATAACATCTACCCCACAGGGTTGTGGCAAGAACTAATAAGTTAGCAAACATCTACTCTTGTTTTagttgcctgccttccttccttccctccctccctccctttctttctttctttctctttcttcttttgagacggagtcttgctctgtcgccaggctggagtgtagtgccgcgatctcgactcacggcaacctccgcctcccaggttcaagtgaccctcctgcctcagcctcccgagtagctgggactataggcgcccatcaccacatccgactaattttttgtatttttagtaaagatggggtttcaccatgttggccaggatggtctcgatctcttgaccttatgatccgcccgcctcagcctcccaaaatgctgggattacaggcgtgagccactgtgtccagccgtCGCCTACTCTTTACTAAAACACAGCCTGGCGCTTAGTGAGGGTCCTAGACCCATTTAGCTGTTATCATcacactcccattttacagagcggGAAACGGGCACAAGGCGGCAGAGCCTTGCCCGAACCCCTCAGCTAGGAAGTAGGGTCAGAACCGGGCACTGTGCCCCCGCAGCGTGGTAGGTTCCTGGATGCTGGTGGTGACCAGgtcctttcctcccaccctcagccGTTGATCAGCCGCAATTACAAGGGCGATGTGGCCATGAGCAAGATTGAGCACTTCATGCCTCTGCTGGtacagagggaggaggaaggcgCCCTGGCCCCGCTGCTGAGCCACGGCGAAGTCCACTTCCTATGGATCAAACACAGCAACCTCTACTGTATCCACCCCACATGGTGTCCCTGGGGTTGGGTGTGCGGGGTATTGGCGATGGTGGCAGCTCAGGCCGAGAGAGGGTGGGCTGAGGACAGGCGTTGCCCAGCACATCTCTGTGGCTCAGGCTAGCGGGCAGGGGCAGGTAGAGATGAGGGTGGTGGCAAGGGACAGGGTGGAGGTTAAGGGTCTGTATTCCATTTACTCCTCCATAAATGACACCTTTTCCTTAACCTTGCTGCCCCCAGTGGTGGCCACCACATCGAAGAACGCCAATGCCTCTCTGGTATACTCCTTCCTGTATAAGACAATAGAGGTAGGTACTAGCGTCCCATTGGCTGACTGGTCTATCTGTCTACCCCTCTTGCCAGCCTCTTTCAAAATCCTTTTCTGATAGGAAGCCTTCCCAGATCTCTCtgggccttctttttttttttctggtagagacagggtcttgctgtattgcccaggctggtctagaacttctagattgaagcaatcctcctgcctcggcctcccaaagtgtgggagccaccacactcagcccttCCCTGGGGCCTTGTTCGTGTCCCTGTGCATCCACCATCAAAGCCCCATCACTCTGCATCTCATCAGCTACTTATGAAGTCATCTCTCCCTAAAGGGCAGGGACCAAGAATGTCTCAGAGAGTGTACGGCTCAGCTAAGCTGGAAGACTTGGCATCCAATCCCAGGTTCCCTGCTTCctcgctgtgtgaccttgagcaagtgactTCTTGtctctgtgctttaaaaaaaaaaaaaaaggaggccgggcgcggtggctcaagcctgtaatcccagcactttgggaggccgagacgggtggatcacgaggtcaggagatcgagaccatcctggctaacaggtgaaaccccgtctctactaagaaatacaaaaaactagccgggcgaggtggcgggcgcctgtagtcccagctactcgggaggctgaggccggagaatggcgtgaacccgggaggcggagcttgcagtgagctgagatccggccactgcactccagcctgggcgacagagcgagaccccatctaaaaaaaaaaaaaaaaagccacgcacagtggcttatgcctgtaatcccagcattttgggaggccaaggcgggcggatcgcttgaggccaggagttcgagaccagcctgggcaacatggtgaaaccccttctctactaaaaatacaaaaattagccgggtgtggtggcaactgcctgtaatcccagctactctggaggctgaggcagtagaatc includes these proteins:
- the LOC116272420 gene encoding AP-1 complex subunit mu-2-like, giving the protein MSASAVFILDVKGKPLISRNYKGDVAMSKIEHFMPLLVQREEEGALAPLLSHGEVHFLWIKHSNLYLVATTSKNANASLVYSFLYKTIEVGTSVPLADWSICLPLLPASFKILF